The sequence below is a genomic window from Armatimonadota bacterium.
GAGGCGGAACCTCATGCCGGCTGAGATCGTTCGTCAAGTTGACGGATTCCTGGAAGGCGTCCTTGCGGAGAACCGCCTTCCACCCGCGTTGTGCGCGATGATCACGTATCACGTGGGCTGGACTGACGCCGCCGGAAAGACCCTCTCCGACAGCAGGAGAACGCAGTACGGCGGGAAGAAGATGCGCGCCGTACTGTGCGCCCTGGCCTGCGAAGCCGCAGGCGGAGCGACTGCCACGGCGGTACCGACCGCGTCTGCGATAGAATTGATCCAGAATTTCTCTCTCGTGCACGACGACATCGAAGACGGTGACCGCGAACGGAGGCACCGCCCAACGGTCTGGGTGAATTGGGGCGTGCCACAGGCCATCAACACGGGATCAGCGATGCAGGCTTTGGTCAATGCCGCCGTCCTGCGCACCTCGGCCGCGCCGGATACCGTTCTGGATCTGCTTCGAGCGCTTACGAACGCGATGGTGCAGATGACCGAGGGCCAGCACCTCGACATCGCATTCCAGGGACGGTCCGATGTTACC
It includes:
- a CDS encoding polyprenyl synthetase family protein produces the protein MPAEIVRQVDGFLEGVLAENRLPPALCAMITYHVGWTDAAGKTLSDSRRTQYGGKKMRAVLCALACEAAGGATATAVPTASAIELIQNFSLVHDDIEDGDRERRHRPTVWVNWGVPQAINTGSAMQALVNAAVLRTSAAPDTVLDLLRALTNAMVQMTEGQHLDIAFQGRSDVTVAEYSDMATRKTGALIEAAAYAGARLATTDLSVLEAWRSFGRSFGRAFQAQDDLLGVVGDPKLTGKPVGNDIRARKKALPLVFACSNATLEDREILSGCLSEDPVSDSAVECITGVMERSGAIAATRAMVEECTSTALAALAVTGSRGRAAQRIRDIVLKAVGRER